In Ovis canadensis isolate MfBH-ARS-UI-01 breed Bighorn chromosome 11, ARS-UI_OviCan_v2, whole genome shotgun sequence, one genomic interval encodes:
- the TEFM gene encoding transcription elongation factor, mitochondrial, translated as MNVPSLLLAGGRWRCFPLPLGSSLFQTLHNSCCRKESTAPEKIIPHVDFSDETAKESGKTFDKLFSSEQQASILHVLNTASNKELEAFKLLRGKKSLNIVEHRKKFGPFQNLESLMNVPLFHYKITIQVCNSILNPETGGKKKKLQESRILRKLIKPEIGRERVKAVNSIVSIVSGTRRLAWAHLDRKLAVLDWQQTEYCQLMKGSYLSSVYLEEISSIISKMPKADLYVLEKTGPSFQNPSLFPVLLHFHMTEAMLYALLNVTFAQDGHHQVLSMNRSAVGKHFELMIGDIRTSGKEVVKQLLSESVLKDEPRVFFPPEKIVRYRQMFSSTEHNRVEELYDSLLQAIAFYELAVFNTES; from the exons ATGAACGTCCCTAGTCTCCTCTTGGCGGGAG ggAGATGGAGATGTTTTCCACTTCCATTAGGGTCCTCCTTATTCCAGACCCTACATAATTCCTGCTGTCGGAAAGAATCCACTGCACCAGAGAAAATCATTCCCCATGTTGATTTTTCTGATGAGACTGCAAAGGAGTCTGGAAAGACATTTGACAAGCTCTTTTCTTCAGAACAGCAGGCTTCCATCTTGCATGTGTTGAATACAGCATCTAATAAAGAACTTGAAGCTTTCAAATTGCTTCGTGGAAAAAAGTCCCTCAATATTGTAGAACACAGAAAAAAGTTTGGACCATTTCAGAATTTGGAGAGTTTAATGAATGTGCCCTTGTTCCACTATAAAATCACCATTCAAGTTTGTAACTCCATTCTTAATCcagagactggagggaaaaaaaagaagctacAGGAAAGTCGGATCTTGAGAAAGCTCATCAAACCAGAAATAGGAAGAGAGAGAGTTAAG GCAGTTAATAGTATAGTATCCATTGTTTCTGGTACTCGAAGACTTGCCTGGGCTCACCTCGATCGTAAATTGGCAGTGCTGGACTGGCAGCAAACCGAATATTGCCAATTGATGAAAGGATCATACCTATCATCTGTCTATTTAGAAGAG ATTTCTTCAATCATTTCAAAGATGCCTAAAGCTGACCTCTATGTTCTGGAAAAAACAGGACCTTCATTCCAGAACCCGTCTCTGTTTCCTGTGCTGCTCCATTTTCACATGACAGAAGCCATGCTGTACGCCTTACTGAACGTGACCTTTGCCCAGGATGGTCATCACCAGGTGCTGAGCATGAATCGCAGTGCAGTGGGGAAGCATTTTGAGCTGATGATTGGGGACATACGGACTAGTGGGAAAGAGGTGGTGAAGCAGCTCCTCTCAGAGTCTGTACTGAAAGATGAGCCTCGGGTATTCTTCCCCCCAGAGAAGATAGTCCGCTACAGACAGATGTTTTCATCTACTGAACACAACAGAGTGGAGGAGTTATATGATTCATTATTACAAGCTATTGCCTTCTATGAACTGGCTGTTTTTAATACTGAATCTTAA